A window of Candidatus Hydrogenedentota bacterium genomic DNA:
CGGGTGTCTTTCGGCCGGGAAAGCCATGTGGACGCGGGCTTCGACGACAGACTCCCCACGTTGACGGCTTCGGTCGGCGCCTTCACCCGACTCTGGCTCGGCGTACGCCCGGCGACCGGCCTGGCGGTGACCGATGAACTCTCGGGGTCGCCGGAACTGCTCCACCAATTGGATGAATGCTTCCGTCTACCCCCACCAATCACCGATTGGCAGTTCTGAGGGGACGGACACGCGCCCGCCACCAGGGCGAGGGAGTGAAACGTTGCGTCAAACCGCCATTGTTGGATTGGGAAGAGAACGTCAACGCGCGTGCCTGTCTCCTGGGGGGGACGCGGACTAAACAGAATCTTCCCCGAGTATTCTTGTACCCTCACGACCTCCAAAGAAATATTGCCCCACAGATCCACACAGATCCGCACAGATAAGAGGAAGAGACGCAACAATTTTCGATTGGGCTATGACGTGATGGGTTGTTCTTGCTTTTTCTGTACAGATCTGTGTCGATCTGTGTGGAGCTGTGGGGAAATACTTTGTTGCTTGCCATGAAGGTGCCGACATTTTTGGGAAGAATCTCGATCACTTTCTATATGTTCCACGTCGAGATTCCAGCATCCCCTGGGACATTTCGCAGACGCGCCGTGGCGGGCCGCCGCACTGTAGTGGGATCTGCTCGGGTGGGTGCTTATTGAAGGCCAACGAAAACTTTGCTACTGCGCAGTTTCGGTTGCGGCGGTACGTCCCTTGGTCGCTCAAAACTGGATCCTGCGGGCTCCGGTATGAAAAGATCATAGGTTCCCGAGTCGAGCGGCCTTTTTCTGCCTGCCGCCCATCCAAAGAAAGAATTTCTGATGAATATTGTACTTATGGGTTCCAAGGGCGCCGGCAAGAGTACCCTCGGCACCGCGCTGGCGGCACTCACCGGCATGGACACCATTGATACCGACCGCCGCATTGAGACCCGCTATCAGGAAACCCAGGGCGAGGCCGCGACCTGCCGCGAGATCTTCAAGGCCGCCGGCGAGGCGGGTTTTCGCGCCCTGGAGCGCGCCGTGGCCCTGGAATCCGCGGAAGCCTCCTACAAACTGATCATTACCGGTGGCGGCATGATGATGGACCCCGATGCCCGCCGCGCCCTGCGCCTCAATGCCATACTGGTCTTTCTCACCGCCGCCCCGGACGTGCTATGGGCGCGCGCCACGGAAAAGGGGCTTCCTCCCTGGCTCACGGGCCCCGAAGGCCGCGTCAAGTTCGAAGAACAGGCCGCCCACCGCACCGAGGTGCTGCGCCCCTTTGCGGATATCGTGTTTGACACCACCGAGGGCAGTCCGGACGAGCAGGCCGCCCGACTCGCGGATTACATCGGCGAGGAACTGGCCGTGCGCCAGACCTCCGCGAATACCTACGGTGACGTGATCCGTATGACCGGCTTCGGCGAGAGCCACGGCCGCGCCATCGGCACCGTGCTCGAAGGCATGCGCCCCGGAATCGAGTTCAGCGAGGAAATCCTCCAGGAGCAACTCGATCGTCGCCGTCCGGGCCAGAGCAAGGTGGTTACCCAGCGCAAAGAGCCGGACACGGTGGAGATCCTTTCCGGCGTCTTCGAGGGCAAGACCACCGGCGCGCCCATTGCCATGGTGATTTATAATCAGGATCAGCGCTCCAAAAATTACGACAACGTCAAGGACGTGTTTCGTCCCGGCCACGGCGACTTCACGTTTTATAAGAAATACGGCTTCCGCGACTATCGCGGCGGTGGGCGTCAGTCCGGCCGCGAGACCGCGTGCCGCGTGGCCGCCGGCGCCGTGCCGCTGAAGATGCTGAAAGAAAAGGGCGTCCGCATCGTCGCCCACGCCACGGAAGTGGCCGGTATCGAAGCGAAGACCGTCGACTACGATTTCATCGAGCAGAACCCCGTGCGCTGCGCCGACCCCGAAGCGGCGAAGGCCATGGAGCAGGCCATTCTCGATGCGCGGAGCGACAAGGACTCCGTGGGTGGCGTGATCCAGTTGGAGATCCACGGGCTGCCCGTAGGCCTCGGTGACCCCATCTTCGGCAAGCTCGACGCGCGCCTCTGCACCGCCATCATGACCATCGGCGCGATCAAGGGTGTGGAAGTGGGGGGGGGCTTTGCCCTCTGCAAGCTGCGCGGCAGCCAGGCCAACGACGCGATGTATGACGGCAAGTTTCTCAGCAACTATGCCGGGGGCATTTTGGGCGGAATTTCCACGGGCGATCCAATTGTGCTGAAGGTGGCCGTAAAGCCGACCGCCTCGATTGCGAAGCAGCAAACGACGACCAACGAGCATGGGGACAACGTGGAGATTGAGGTGCTGGGTCGTCACGATCCGTGCATTGTTCCCCGTGCCGTGCCGGTCATCGAAGCGATGGCCGCCCTGGTCATTCTCGATGCGTGGGAGGTTCAGAGTCGCTTGAATCCGGAGTGGGCGGCGGCGAATCCGCTGTAAGGGGCGAAAAACCGTGGACTAAGTGGACGGGATGGACTAAGTGGACCGAGTGGACTGATGTCCGCCTTAGTCCACTCGGTCCACTTTGTACAAGTTGGAGGGGATCTCTCTCACTCCTCCGTAAACTGAAACGCGTAGAGCTTTCCGCGGGTCAGCTTGATGTGCATCTTTATCGGCTTTCCGATCAGCGACGACACATCCGAGTTGCCCTTCCAGTAGATCGTCTGGTCAATGAAGTTGCCGCCGATTTCTTCACAGTCTTCCAGGGTGAAACCCGGAATCGGCGTGCCCGATTCATCGCGCAGTTCCACAAAGGCCGTCCCCATGGCTCCCGT
This region includes:
- the aroC gene encoding chorismate synthase, whose protein sequence is MNIVLMGSKGAGKSTLGTALAALTGMDTIDTDRRIETRYQETQGEAATCREIFKAAGEAGFRALERAVALESAEASYKLIITGGGMMMDPDARRALRLNAILVFLTAAPDVLWARATEKGLPPWLTGPEGRVKFEEQAAHRTEVLRPFADIVFDTTEGSPDEQAARLADYIGEELAVRQTSANTYGDVIRMTGFGESHGRAIGTVLEGMRPGIEFSEEILQEQLDRRRPGQSKVVTQRKEPDTVEILSGVFEGKTTGAPIAMVIYNQDQRSKNYDNVKDVFRPGHGDFTFYKKYGFRDYRGGGRQSGRETACRVAAGAVPLKMLKEKGVRIVAHATEVAGIEAKTVDYDFIEQNPVRCADPEAAKAMEQAILDARSDKDSVGGVIQLEIHGLPVGLGDPIFGKLDARLCTAIMTIGAIKGVEVGGGFALCKLRGSQANDAMYDGKFLSNYAGGILGGISTGDPIVLKVAVKPTASIAKQQTTTNEHGDNVEIEVLGRHDPCIVPRAVPVIEAMAALVILDAWEVQSRLNPEWAAANPL